One window of the Candidatus Eisenbacteria bacterium genome contains the following:
- a CDS encoding ABC transporter ATP-binding protein yields the protein MQFGGLKAVSDLAFEVRTGELVGLIGPNGAGKTTVFNVITGVYAPTAGRIRFAGRTISGLRPSAIARAGITRTFQNIRLFSTRSCLDNVCIASHHRVRTSLLQALLRTPGFQAAETAQRAEAMEMLDLMGLADSAEALATELPYGQQRRLEIARALAGKPQLLLLDEPAAGLNPQESEDLMHLIQRLRREFGLTILLIEHDMRVVMGICERITVLDYGVKIAEGDPAAIRRDPRVIEAYLGEDVHAVQGAGA from the coding sequence ATGCAGTTCGGAGGCTTGAAGGCCGTCTCCGATCTGGCGTTCGAAGTGCGCACCGGCGAGTTGGTCGGACTGATCGGCCCCAACGGCGCCGGCAAGACGACCGTCTTCAATGTGATCACCGGCGTGTATGCGCCGACCGCAGGCCGCATCCGATTCGCCGGCCGCACCATTTCGGGACTGCGGCCGAGCGCGATTGCGCGCGCCGGCATCACCCGCACGTTTCAAAACATCCGGCTGTTCTCGACCCGCTCCTGCCTCGACAACGTGTGCATCGCTTCGCACCACCGAGTCCGCACCAGTCTGTTGCAGGCGCTGCTTCGCACCCCCGGTTTCCAGGCTGCCGAGACCGCCCAGCGCGCCGAAGCGATGGAGATGCTCGACCTGATGGGGCTCGCAGATTCCGCCGAGGCGCTGGCGACCGAGCTGCCCTACGGCCAGCAGCGGCGGCTCGAGATCGCGCGTGCGCTGGCCGGCAAGCCGCAGCTGCTGCTGCTCGACGAGCCGGCCGCGGGGCTCAATCCTCAGGAGAGCGAGGATCTCATGCACCTGATTCAGCGACTGCGGCGCGAGTTCGGACTCACGATCCTGCTGATCGAGCACGACATGCGCGTGGTGATGGGCATTTGCGAACGCATCACGGTGCTCGACTACGGGGTCAAGATCGCCGAGGGCGATCCGGCCGCGATTCGCCGCGATCCGCGCGTGATCGAGGCGTATCTGGGCGAAGACGTGCACGCCGTGCAGGGCGCCGGGGCATGA